In a genomic window of Planctomycetia bacterium:
- a CDS encoding response regulator, whose protein sequence is MRALIIDDSRPIRRIESEILKELGFETTDASNGREGLERLASAPLPDVVLVDWNMPEMDGLEFITAVRREERYAGIAVLMVTTETETDRMLRALSAGADEYLMKPFQKEGLVDKLRLVGVVK, encoded by the coding sequence ATGCGTGCTCTCATCATCGACGACTCTCGGCCGATCCGTCGAATCGAGTCGGAGATTCTCAAGGAACTCGGCTTCGAAACGACCGACGCCTCGAACGGCAGAGAAGGGCTCGAACGGCTCGCGTCGGCCCCGCTGCCCGATGTCGTGCTCGTCGATTGGAACATGCCGGAGATGGACGGCCTGGAGTTCATCACCGCCGTGCGCCGCGAAGAGCGCTATGCCGGGATCGCCGTGCTGATGGTCACGACGGAAACCGAGACCGATCGGATGCTCCGCGCGCTCAGCGCCGGCGCCGACGAATACCTGATGAAGCCGTTTCAGAAGGAAGGCCTCGTCGACAAGCTTCGGCTGGTCGGAGTCGTGAAGTAG